The following are encoded in a window of Trichomycterus rosablanca isolate fTriRos1 chromosome 13, fTriRos1.hap1, whole genome shotgun sequence genomic DNA:
- the smndc1 gene encoding survival of motor neuron-related-splicing factor 30, which yields MSEDLVKQLSSYRAQLQQVEAALSTDPENEDLQKLQKDLQEVIELTKDLLTSQPTEEVANESSTDTPLPKQCWKVGDNCMAVWSQDGQLYEAEIEEIDSENGTAAITFTGYGNAEVVPLHALKAPELGSISTEGSKPKSKKERQAEQREYKKKKAQKKVQRMKELEQDREDQKSKWQQFNNKAYSKNKKGQVKRSIFASPESVNGKVGVGTCGIADKPMTQYNDTSKYNVRHLMPQ from the exons ATGTCTGAAGACTTGGTAAAGCAGCTGAGTAGCTACAGAGCTCAACTTCAGCAGGTGGAAGCCGCACTTTCTACAGACCCAGAGAATGAAGATCTGCAAAAGTTACAGAAGGATCTGCAG GAGGTGATTGAGTTGACGAAAGACTTGTTGACGTCACAGCCAACAGAGGAAGTAGCAAATGAGAGCAGTACAGATACCCCTCTGCCCAAACAATGTTGGAAAGTAGGAGATAATTGCATGGCTGTGTGGAGCCAGGATGGACA ACTGTACGAGGCAGAGATTGAAGAGATCGACAGTGAGAATGGCACGGCTGCCATTACTTTTACAGGCTATGGAAATGCTGAGGTGGTTCCACTGCATGCGCTGAAAGCACCAGAGCTTGGCAGTATCAGCACAGAGGGAAGCAAACCCAAATCCAA GAAGGAGCGTCAGGCAGAACAAAGggaatataaaaagaaaaaggcaCAGAAGAAAGTGCAGAGAATGAAGGAGCTGGAGCAGGACAGGGAGGATCAAAAATCCAAATGGCAGCAGTTTAACAATAAAGCTTACTCCAAGAACAAGAAGGGACAA GTAAAACGCAGTATATTTGCCTCACCAGAAAGTGTAAATGGAAAAGTTGGTGTAGGTACATGTGGAATAGCAGATAAACCTATGACTCAGTATAATGACACCTCAAAATATAATGTAAGACATCTGATGCCACAGT